From the genome of Rana temporaria chromosome 8, aRanTem1.1, whole genome shotgun sequence:
acagtgcctccacctCACTGTCTGACAACAGAGGTATTTAGAAGGACatgaggatctctacaaggacgtcatgatggagaatcagccgcccctcacatcaccgggtaagaggagactttattgtaaaggagagagcagtacggagggtccacctagatcccccatcatctgataaacacatagaaacaatgtattcagtcagtgtgtgtgtttcctacagatggatccagtaatgggaacccaccagagagatgtccccgtcctctgtattcccgggattccacacaggaaggtcacaccatcccccaccatcatcaggtaggtgggactgagcaAATAGAACTCAAAATGTATTCTAATCTATGAGAGGACAGTCTTCTGTGTAATCTCGTGTTTCTTTTTACACATGTTTTCTctcatctttggggtttagggtgaagaactgaaagacatcaaagttgaggataaagaggaagaagaagagaggttggtgagtggagatcaccagtctatggaggaggaggagatgattATGGAAAGTAAACAGGAGGAATCTTCTCTACATATAGACACAAGTAAGTAATATAACACTAAATATAGAACCAGTTCCCATTATTTTGTCACTTCTATGAGTATAAAGTTTGTATTTACATTGTTACATCAGAGGAGAAAAGGTCTATATCTACTGAATTCACCCAGGAGGAAGACAGAATAACCATATAAAGCTCGAACCTCATTTTCTATAGTTTAAAAATATGTTCTTTCCTGATCCGAAAAGGCAATCAGATAACTTCCCAGATCAACATTCTAAAATGTTTTCCCTACAATTATTAGTAATCATAtacagcagtggcagctggtgctcaacattttttggggggagcgcaaacaaactgaaaaatgtaACTGTTAGTAATGCAGGACTGTAAATAGCCATTTATCAGGTGATTATGTATCATTACTGCTAGAAACAAcattgcccatcatatgcagcctcactgtgcccatcatatgcagtttcactgtgcccatcacatgcagcctcactatacccgtcatatgcagcctcactgtactcatcatatgcagcctcactgtgctcgttACAGTAGGTCAATTACATCCacatttcaaataaaataaaaccacttAATGCCCACCTCAGAGCCTccatttacatcagatgtcccagtcagagtccccctttacatcaggggtcccaatCAGCATCCCCCTATACATTAGGTGTcttcatcagagtccctctttacatcaggtgtccccatcagagccccctttagattagatgtccccatcagagcccccctttacattagatgtccccaccagagtcctcctttacattagagGTCCCCCCATTCCCCCCTCGTACTCACAGCAAGTTGCCTGTCTTACACCTTGGGATGGCCGGTATGAGTCAGAGAAACCGAAGTGAACGCACAGGACCTGCCAATCACACATCACAGCAGGGAACAATGCTATAGAGGGAGTGTTTAGGGAGCAGATTTCAGTGCCCAGAGGACTTTCTAAAGGAAGCCAATAGAGCTTCTTGTTTGCAATCATGTGTTTGCAAAAACATCATGCTTCCCATAGCAGCTGTGTGTCCGGCACCCTGCACACACTTAAagggccattattattatttttggtgaTTGCAGCATGCAGTCATGCTTCAAATACACCTGTGTGTCCGGAATCCCACAAAAACTTAAAGGCCCAGTATGGGCGGGCCACGActtatacagtatttgtaataaGAAGAActtccaataatttttattagtcATCTGGAACCAGATTATCCACAGAGCTCCAAAAACAAAGCACCCCTTCCGTATACCGAGGTTAGTTTTTTCTGTCTAATTACACACAATCTATTCTGCTCACATACAAAATGGAGAATGTCACATCATTCTGTACAGGAAAAACTGAGAAACCCTAACTGCTGGTAGTAAAAACATCATCAATGTACCTACCCCACCGCCCAATGTACTGTGGGTATTGAAAACCATTTGAAAGAATCAACTCAAGCCCTTACCAGAAGAAGGCAATTCATTTTACCACATTAACCAATTAATGAggcgtagggatgagccgaacccccccccggttcggtttgcatcagaacattCAAACGAACTGAAAGTTTGCACAAAATTTTGAACCCcgataaagtctatgggactcaaacgttcggaatcaaaagtgataattttaaccacttaagccccggaccatattgctgcctaaagacccaaggggtttttacagttcgggactgcgtcgatttaacagacaattgcgcggtcgtgcgacgtggctcccaaacaaaattggcgtccttttttccccacaaatagagctttcttttggtggtatttgatcacctctgcggtttttattttttgcgctataaacaaaaatagagcgacaattttgaaaaagatgcaatattttttactttttgctgtaataaatatcccccaaaaatatatataaaaatttattttttcctcagtttaggccgatacgtattcttctacctatttttggtaaaaaaaaaatcgcaataatcgtttatcggttggtttgcgccaaatttatagcgtttacaaaataggggatagttttttttgcatttttattttttttactactaatggcggcgatcagcgatttttttcgtgactgcgacattatggcggacacttcggacaattttgacacatttttgggacaattgtcattttcacagcaaaaatgcatttaaattgcattgtttattgtgaaaatgacagttgcagtttgggagttaaccacaggggggcgctgtaggagttagggtttactttgtgtgtgtttactagtgtagggggggtgtggctgtaggaatgacgtcatcgatcgtgtcttccctataaagggaatgacgcgatcgatgcgccgacacagtgaagcatggggaaaccgtgtttacacacggctctccccgttcttcagctccggggagcgatcgcgacggaccccccacccacgtctagcagagtacatgtgcctgtccgtgccattctgctgacgtatatgtacatgaggaggtcaggaagtggttaaaggctaatatgcatgttattgtcctaaaaaagggtttggggacccgggtcctgctccaggggacatgtatcaatgcaaaaaattttatttttttaaatggctgtttttacgggagcagtgattttaatgatgcttaaagtgaaaaaaaaaaaagtgaaatattcctttaaccacttgcttactgtgcacatacacccccttcctgcccagacgaaattttagcttccggcactgagtcactttaactgtcaattgcgcggtcgtgcgatgtggctcccaaacaaaattgacgtccttttttttcccacaaatagagctttcttttggtggtatttgatcgcctgtacggtttttattttttgggctataaacaaaaaaatagcgtaaattttgaaaaatatatattttttactttttgctataataaatatccaatttaaaaaaaaaaaaaaatgtttatctcagtttaggccgatacctattcttctacatatttttggtaaaaaaaaaaaatcacaataaccgtatagtgactagtttgcacaaaatttatattgcctacaaaataggggacataattatgattttttttcttattttttttattaggaatggcggcgatctgcgattttttttcgggacttgcgacattatagcggacactttggacacttttgacacatttttgggaccattcacatttatacagtgaacagtgctatgaatatgcattgattactgtataaatgtgactggcagggaagggcttaaccactagggggcggggaaggggttaaatgtgtagcctagtgagtgttctaactgtaggggggtgactgggggaggtgaccgatctgtgtccctatgtacaagggacacagcatcggtctcctctccctgacaggacgtggatctctgtgtttacacacagagatccacggtcctgctcagttactgggcaatcgcgggtgcccggcggccatcgcggccgccgggcacgcgcattgtgttcccattGTTCCCAGTAATGCGAcgtgcattgtgttcccagtaacgcgcgccccctagcggctttaaatgacaggacgtcatatgaaatcctgtcagaacaatagggtattccgcccgccgtcatttgacggcgtgcggttgtAAAGcagttaaatatcgtacctgctgggtgtctatagtatgcctgtaaagtagcacatgtttcccgtgtttagaatagtccctgcacaaaatgacatttctaaaggaaaaaaagtcatttaaaactggttgcggctttaatgtaatgtctggtcccagcaatatggatgaaaatcattgaaaaaatggcatgggtaccccccagcccattaccagcaccttttgggtcttgtatggatattaaggggaaccccgcatgaggcccccaggccctatatactctgaacagcagtatacaggcgatgcaaacaagacagggagtgtaggtttgttgttaagtagaatatgTTTGTAAtgttgaactggtacatttttaaagtgtagctctataaatctatttttaaggtttttaaggtaacatagggaagggttatcacccctgtaacatttgttttgctgtctgtgtgcatctgttcagaatatTTCAccccactttctgtcccaatgacaaatgtttttagaaaatttggggtttttagTGAAGCAagtattggtgataaagcatcagtggggaggagacacctttttcccatattaacacttaggccttgtacacacgacagagtttctcggcagaattcagcgagaaactcggtcagagcctgattctgccgagaaactctgtcgtctgtacactttcggcccgatggagccgccgaggaactcgtcgagaaaatagaaaacatgttctctattttctcgttgttctatgctcctcggcggcttcatccctgaactcgacgaggaacgtcgagttcctcggccgtgtgtacgaggccttacaggagagaatttctccttcctaggggtagatttcctctcacttcctgttgtctccttccgtttgcaagtaggagtcgtttgtaagtagaggcctgccgtatatactctgcataaatttgggccctaggtgttgctccaacactgtaagccctcacagttactcttggtgggtgctggaactccctgctgtgaaatattatatcaagaattgtaattacatgccattgttgaacagtggtagaaaaattgggcctttggtggtggtggtgctggtgccacaacactgcaagccctcacagttatgccgcgtacagacggtcgttttatgcgatgtaaaaaaacaaagttttctgtgaagtaaaaaacgacgtttttgaaacttcaattttcaaaaacgacgttgcctacacaccattgttttttcacaatgctctagcaaagcgaggttacgttcaccacgttttttccattgaagctcgcttcataactagcttctgggttcaaaaacgttgttttaaacgtcgttttttgctacacacggtcaatttctgtgacacaaaaaacgacgttttgaaaaacgacacataaaattgaagcatgcttcaattttttttggtcgttttttacaagacataaagcaaagtttccccccacacacggtcaatgaaattgacgtttttaaaaacgtcgtttttttacatcgcataaaacgaccgtctgtacgcggcattagtcttggtgggcgctggaacgggccCTGATGTGaattattatatcaagaattgtaattacatgcacctgttaaacaggggcagaaaaattgggcctttggtggtggtggtggtgttgccacaacactaagccctcacagttactcttggtgggtgcaggaaggaaccctgctgcaaagtattgcatcaaaaattgtaattacatgcctctgttgaacaggggcagaaaaattgggccttaggcactggtgctggtaccacaacactgcaacccctcacagatactctagttggagcgcaggaatgagcccgctgtaaagtattgcatcaaaaattgtaattacatgcccctgttaaacaagggctgaaaaattgggccctagccactggtggcggtgcccagaaccaaaaatgttcctaCAAGCTATGaacaagatcattgaggaggaaaaggatagtcactcagcataacaggatagtcactcagcatcagcataggcagtcttgaaaggatctgacatttaaaaaaaaaaaatttggttacaTCCGCattaggtgcttggtagctgatggtgatccaagcctgattaatttttatgaaggtcagtcgattgaccgagtcggtggagaggcgcaccctgtgatcggatACAAAGcctctgaaagaacgctggatgcaggacaagccagtagctcaattgcgtactgtgcaagctctggccagtgatccatcctcaagacccagtaagccagaggattttcggtgggaaaggtgtccaagtctgatcttgcccctaggtattcccacaccatgtaaaacagacgctggcgatggttgctggaactggtcataccttggggctgcggactaaaaaattgtctgaacgcatcggtcagacggccaccttctccaccgctccttctgtaacttaccgaagcctcagcaacacgttgtccaggaccaggttgcacagacctttctgcaaggcatcccgaagatgtttcatcctctgctccctctgtgccggcaagttaaggtccgcaaccttactcttgtaacgtggatcaaggagggttgccagccagtattgatccctctccttgatagcacgaatacgaggatccttccgtaggctttgcaggatcagggaggccatggtgcctatggcaagcactgaaactgcgcccctgtcaaaacatttgaaaccaatCTTTCAGACAACCTTGAGATGGGTCCCTAACGAAGCCTCATAACAGACGTAGACCTTACACTTTGCTGCGTCCACTAGGCGAATTATCTCCTGTCTGGCAGCCGTATCCCCCGCCCCTTTTCCCTCCCCGGACACCCCAGGTGCTACCGTACTTGCCGGGGCCACAGCGGGGGCTAACCCCGGCGGGGGCACCAATGCTACCACCGGCAGAGCCACAGGCGCCGCAGAAGCCACCACCGCACTAGGCCCCACCCCGGTGGGATCTACCCAAGCCGACGCCGGACCCGGTACCGCCCCACCGTGCCCTCAAACTTGCCCACTAGTTCCTTTATGCCCGCTAAGAACCCCGCAAACCCCCCCCAACCCCCGGGTCCCCCCCCCCGACACCGAGCCAGGGGGCAACAACCCGCCCCCCGCCGCCCCCCCACCCCGGTCACCCCCTGCTCCGACATACCCAACCCTGCATTCAAAATAGTAGGTGAGGCTGGCTTACCATGCTGCCTAGGGATTGGACCACTAGCCGACCGTCCCGTTTCCACCGCCGCCACCCCACTCCTGGGGGGGATATCATCCTCGGACTCGTTCAGCTCCCCTTCAGATCGGACCGCAGCAGGCTCTTCACCCTCCTCAGACAGCCCGccaggggaaggatccctggctGCCGCGAGCCTGGCGCCAGCACGCACGCCAGACCCGTTCGCAGATTTCTCCGTCGCCTTCCGCGGGCCGGGCACCCCCAGCCCCGACGCCTCGATCACCGCTGGCACCCGCAACATCTCCATCCGTCCCCCCCCCGAGCTAGACCGCAGGCCGCGGAGGTTGTAGGCCCAGCAGCCGCGCTCTTCGGCCTCCCACGCTGAGGCCCCGCACCACAACGCGGGAGGAGGAGCCCGCTGACTCGGATTCCATGCGCCGGGCGGGAGTAGGGGCCGCCCCAGGGCTGACGGAGCGGCCGCCCACCGAGCCCCGTCCACGGAGGGGATTCCTCCcggtccccccctttcctggcaatGCCGCGCGCTTCGCGGGGGGGGGGCCCGGAGGGGCCCGCGAATGGGGACTCCCAATGGGATGCTGGGCCCTGGGAGACGAATCGGGGGAGAAGCGCTCCGGAGGCCGCGACCTCCGAGCTCGTCCCGATTCCTGCCCCCCCTCGGTACCTGAAGCTGCTGGCCCCCCTAGGATAGGCCGCAGCTGCTCTTGGAGCCAATCCGGGCCATGGATCGCCGCCTCCGCTTGGAGCTGGGCCCAAATGCTGGCTAAATCAGACATGCTGTCTGTCTCTGAAACTTTCCTGAGCGCTCTGCTTACACGGGGGGGGGCGGGACTTGCCCTTTTATcaactcctctctcctccccccatcccctgAACAGCCAATAGTTAATTTGTCCCCTGTTCTCTAAGTCATGTGGCCCTCCACCGAGTCCCCTTGGTCCTAGCTCCGGGCTTTCttgactgcaaggggcactgtaatgggggctgtgattgcgggggggggggcactgtaatggggggctgtgattgcagggggcactgtaatgtaaaggggaacagtgatgggggagggggctgtgattgcggggggggggggcactctaatgtaagggggcacaatGATATAAAGGGGACCGCCCTGTAAAGGGATATTGAATACAAGATTCCAAAAATTCTTCTAACATTTATTGTAAAATTGTTTCTCAGCAGATGACCATAATGTCCGGAATACGTCTGAGGAATCTTCTGATAAATCACATACCAGGACTCTAAAATCTCACAGTAGAAATACTTTAATAGATCCGTCTATTCCCGAGGAATCTTCTTCAGGGCAGGAAGGAGATCACACAGAAGAGAGGCCATTGTCATGTTCAGTGTGTTGGAAACTTTTCACAAAAAAGAGAGACCTTCTTAAACACAAGAAACGTCACACTGCtgagcgtccctattcatgttcagtGTGCGGGAAGTGTTACACTACCAAACAAAACCTTCTTTTACACCAGTACAGTCACACCGGTGAGCATcccttttcatgttcagagtgcgggaaaggtttcacTGTGAAAGGAACTCTTGTTatacatcagagaattcacacgggtgagcgtccctattcatgttcagagtgtgggaaatgttttattcAGAAAGATCACCTTCTTAAACATCATAGAATGCACACGGGggagcgtccctattcatgttcagagtgcgggaaatgttttattcaAAAAGATCACCTTCTTGAACATCagaaaattcacacaggtgagcgccccttttcgtgttcagagtgtgggaaaggtTTCACTAAGAAAAGAATTCTTGGTAGACACCAGatgattcacacaggtgagcgtccctattcatgttcagtgtgcgggaaatgtttcattgGAAAAATAAGTCTTCTTAAACATCAGACAATTCACACATGTGAGTTTCCCTTTTCATGTTCAGTGTGCGAGAAAGGTTTCACTGAGAAAAAAAGTCTTGATAGACACCAGatgattcacacgggtgagcgtccctattcatgttcagtGTGCGGGATTTGTTTCATTCAAAAAAGACGCCTTCTTAAACATCAGACAATTC
Proteins encoded in this window:
- the LOC120910033 gene encoding gastrula zinc finger protein XlCGF26.1-like — its product is MEEEEMIMESKQEESSLHIDTTDDHNVRNTSEESSDKSHTRTLKSHSRNTLIDPSIPEESSSGQEGDHTEERPLSCSVCWKLFTKKRDLLKHKKRHTAERPYSCSVCGKCYTTKQNLLLHQYSHTGEHPFSCSECGKGFTVKGTLVIHQRIHTGERPYSCSECGKCFIQKDHLLKHHRMHTGERPYSCSECGKCFIQKDHLLEHQKIHTGERPFSCSECGKGFTKKRILGRHQMIHTGERPYSCSVCGKCFIGKISLLKHQTIHTCEFPFSCSVCEKGFTEKKSLDRHQMIHTGERPYSCSVCGICFIQKRRLLKHQTIHIGEFPFSCSECGKGFTKKKSLDRHQMIHTGERPYSCSVCGKCFIQKRRLLKHQTLHTGEFPFSCSECGKGFTEKKSLERHQRIHTGERPYSCSECRKCFTCESNLIRHQKLHTGERPHSCSECGKCFFRKNELLQHLRRHTGERPFPCSECGKCFAEKKNLLRHQRSHTGEGSYSCSECGKCFSNKINLIAHQTCHTGEILYSCSECGKGFFNKSSLSRHQKLHTGERPYSCSECGKGFIEKAKLLVHQRDHTGGASLFLFGVWEMFKWKYSFDVHQKTSHR